Proteins from one Ipomoea triloba cultivar NCNSP0323 chromosome 1, ASM357664v1 genomic window:
- the LOC116001911 gene encoding monogalactosyldiacylglycerol synthase 2, chloroplastic-like has protein sequence MSQKRCKYEIDEEEDGTTMEMLQLGAERTKNVLILMSDTGGGHRASAEAIRDAFNLEYGDEYNVFVKDVWKEYAGWPLNNMEQQYKFMVKHVQPWKVAFHGTSPCWIHSMYLAAIAAYYAKEVEAGLMEYKPDIIISVHPLMQHIPLWVLKWQGLQKKVIFVTIITDLNTCHRTWFHPDVNRLYCPSEEVSKRALLDGLEECQIRVFGLPIRPSFCRALLSKDELRVELEMDPILPAVLLMGGGDGMGPVKKTAKALGEALFDKTLGKPIGQMVVICGRNESLVSALQQHQWNIPVKIRGFEKQMERWMGACDCIITKAGPGTIAEALIRGLPIILNDYIPGQEKGNVAHVVDNGAGFFTRHPKETTTIVVEWFSSKCDERERMAENALKLAQPNAVFDIVKDIHELAAQRGPLADIPYMLTSSFSSLI, from the exons ATGAGCCAGAAGCGGTGCAAGTATGAgattgatgaagaagaagatggaacCACCATGGAGATGCTACAGCTTGGGGCTGAGAGGACCAAGAATGTGTTGATTCTCATGAGCGATACCGGTGGTGGCCACCGTGCTTCGGCCGAGGCCATTCGTGATGCTTTCAATTTGGAATATGGCGATGAATACAAT GTTTTTGTTAAGGATGTTTGGAAGGAATACGCGGGTTGGCCATTGAACAACATGGAGCAACAATACAAGTTTATGGTTAAACACGTGCAGCCGTGGAAGGTTGCATTTCATGGCACCTCACCTTGCTGGATACATTCTATGTATCTTGCTGCCATTGCCGCCTACTATGCAAA GGAGGTAGAAGCTGGGTTAATGGAGTACAAGCCAGACATTATCATTAGTGTCCATCCTCTTATGCAACACATTCCACTCTGGGTTCTTAAGTGGCAAGGCCTGCAAAAGAAAGTAATTTTTGTCACCATCATTACAGATCTCAATACTTGCCATCGTACATG GTTCCACCCAGATGTGAATCGGTTGTACTGTCCCTCTGAGGAGGTTTCAAAGAGGGCATTGCTAGATGGCTTGGAAGAATGTCAAATACGAGTTTTTGGGTTACCTATTCGCCCCTCATTCTGCCGTGCACTTCTCTCTAAG GATGAGCTAAGAGTGGAACTGGAGATGGATCCAATATTACCAGCAGTTTTGCTGATGGGCGGTGGTGATGGAATGGGCCCTGTGAAGAAAACTGCAAAGGCACTTGGAGAAGCATTGTTCGATAAAACGCTTGGTAAACCAATTGGCCAAATGGTGGTCATATGTGGACGCAATGAATCCCTTGTTTCCGCATTACAACAACATCAATGGAACATTCCTGTTAAg ATAAGAGGCTTTGAGAAACAAATGGAAAGGTGGATGGGAGCTTGTGACTGCATTATAACAAAGGCTGGACCTGGTACAATTGCAGAAGCCTTAATCAGAGGGCTTCCCATTATTCTCAACGATTACATTCCTGGCCAA GAAAAGGGAAATGTTGCACACGTAGTTGACAACGGTGCAGGTTTTTTCACCCGACACCCCAAGGAAACAACGACGATAGTTGTGGAATGGTTTAGCAGCAAGTGCGATGAGCGAGAGCGGATGGCTGAGAACGCACTCAAACTCGCACAACCAAATGCTGTATTCGACATTGTGAAGGACATCCATGAGCTTGCAGCACAACGAGGGCCCCTTGCTGATATCCCTTATATGCTTACCTCCTCATTTTCCAGCttaatataa